actttgtattcaagaataaagatgtaatactcgctctacaacagtttagtcagaccccttggaatatgcggtacagttttggtctccccaccatgcaaaggatattgctaaattagaaggtgttcagcgtcgggcaacgaaaatgatcccttccttgcgcaacaaatcctacgaagaaaggctttctacccttaacatgttctctcttgagaaacgtcgcctccgaggaaaactgatcgaatgttttaaaatacttaatggtttcacgaatgtagacagatcaacattgtttatgatcgatgacactttgcgcacgaggaacaatggcgtaaaactcagatgtagacaagtaaattcagactgcaccaaatttttcttcaccaacgttgtagtgcgagaatggaataagcttccaccgtcagtggtccagtgtaacacgattgactccttcaaaaataagctcgaccgtcacttccttcaacttaatatcaactagagtagaaatgcaacgttttggagtcttctgattaatgtaaaatcacttaggtttaaggacagaccaccaagtctggaccatggggtctgtgtggtctgattttctatgtaaatctatgtaaataaactacgaaaatacaatgcgatgaatacgataatttggcaacgctgggtagGAGGAGACGCTCGGCGAGGGCTTTCAGGTTACGTACGTAATTTTAAGAATATACTTTACATCGTGCTTTCTCTAACATTTTACTGACATCAGACCCTTAATTAAAAGAACACTTTATTCactctttattatttcttatttaaaAGTTATAATTTTCCATCCTGCAGCAGCGTAATCTTTCAAAGGCCACAGCAGTACATAGGCACCGATGCAACGAAGCTGAACTACATAGATTTTGATCACTTACCATAATGGCCATAGGGGTCTTTCTTTTCACCCGTTATTCGCTTCATTTTGCAATGGAGACAACATTCAAGTTTGGGAAGCATTGTAACCCTGAGAAATGAAAAGGGATTCTTGAGGATAGGCAAGAGTGAGAGAGGTGGTATGGCATGGCATGAAGCAAAGATGTGGGAAGCCCAATTAGGGTCGGGGCAGTGACAGAAAAAGAATATTGTTGGCAAAGACTTTATTGCCGTACCTCTCCCGGTGACATTTAGGCTCTTATGGTGAATTAGCGTGTGTTCTGTTCAACTACAATATTGTCCAAATATGGCGAGGCAGGAAGGCAGACGGAAGTGTAAGGAGCATCAGTAGCAGTAAGTGGCAGCAGAGGTTTCCTTCTTGATCAGTGACAGGAACTTCGACACTCTGGCGAAGGCGCCGGGCTTCCCGGGATCGGCACATTCACTAAAGCCGAAAGAGGTTACTCCGAACCTGTGCGAACTTGACGCTCTCCTCGACGTAAAGCGGTCCTCCGGAGTCCCCTTGGCAGGTGTCCTTGCTGCCGTCCTTGTAGTCGGCGCAGATCATATTCGCAGTGACATCCTGCCCCAGCAGTTTTATGCTAGGAAAGGCAATTCAACTTCTTCGAGTTTGTCTGGCTGCGATCCGTCTGGCTGTAGATTTCCCCAAAGGAACAAGCGAATGTGGTCACCTGGACAAGCGACTGAGGTCACCTGGACAAGCGACCGAGTTCACTTGAACAAACGACTGAGGTCACCTGAACAAACGACTAAGGTCACCTAGACAAACGACTGAGGTCAACAGACAAGCAACCGCGGTCACTTGGACAAATAACTGAGGTAAACTGAACAAGCGACTGAGGTCACCTGGACAAGCGACTGAGAAGAGCTGGCAAGCTACTTAGACAACTGAGAAGCGACTGAGGTAATCTGGCATTGCATGGCAAACACTATGAAAGTACGAATATGCATGAAGCAAGGACGTAGGAGGCCTCCTGAAGATAAAGTCAGTGGTAGAAAAAGAATATTGTTGGTAAAGTCTTTATTGATGTACCTTTGCCCGGGATATTTAGGCCATTATGGTGGATGACTGTGTGTTCTGCTGAGTTGCCATATTATCCAAATATGGCAAGGCAGCACGGCAGAAGGGAGTACTGGGAACATCAGTAACTGTTGCAGTAAGTGGCATCAGAGGTGTTCTCCTTGATCCATGGCAGGAACTTGGACACCCTGGCGTAGGCTCCGGGCTTACCGGGATCAGCACATTTGCCAAAGCCGAAAGAGGTTACTCCGACCTGCACGAACTTGGTGCCCTCCGTGACATAAAGCGGTCCTCCGGAGTCTCCTTGGCAGGTATCCTTACTGCCGTCCTTGTAGCCGGCGCATAGCATATTCGCGGAGGCACCCAAGTTCCAGCAGGACGGGGCCAGGATGGGCAGTTCCACTTCCTGGAGCTTATTAGGCTGCGATCCGCCTGTCTGTAGATCTCCCCAACCGGTGGCAACGCCGGTCAGCCCCTCGTAGGTCTTTGAGTCGTCCTTCGGCAGACATACGGCACGCAGCTCCTTGTTCTTGCTAAGGTCGAGCGTTTcttccagcagcagcagcgcgaCGTCAAAATCATGTCCCTTGGGGTCATACTTCTCATGGAGGGTTACTTTCTTCACGTTTACCAGCCGCGTCACTCCCGACACGTCATCACTCGTGGTCGTCATGTCGTGATCAGCCACGCCCACTACCAGGTCCTCGTCGGACTCGCGCTCACCTTCTTGATTGAAGAAGCAGTGGGCGGCGGTGAGGGCGTACTTGTTGTTGATGATTGCGCCTCCGCACCCGTATGCTGACCCCCCTCTCTTCTTGAGACCCACGTGCCACGGGTACTTATTTGCGGGGTTCACGGTGGCACCGTTCACAATGCGAGTCAGGTTGGGTACACCGCACTCACACGTGTCGCTACTTCCGCCAGACCCACCCGAACCACCTGAACCGCCCGTTGAAGccttggtggttgtggtggtggtggtcttggtggtggtttTTCCAGTGTTAGCAGTGCCCCAATACCCTGCAGAAGTGCTGCTTCTCAGGCTACGCACGGTGCACTCAAAACCCGTCTTAGACACCCACCGATTACTTCGAAACACGATTTCTAAGCTTTTAGCTTCAGAGGTGAAGGTCTTGGCACCATTGCCGCAAAAGCGCGTCTTCTCTTTTCCGCCCTCTTGAAATATCAGGCGGTCCTTCACGCACTTTTTCGACTTCTGAAGATCGAACTTGGGGCACTGCACCTCCAACTTGGCATCAGCGTCAGCAGCAGTCAGCTTCCAGCGACATTCTTTCCTTTTACCGTACTTGTTGGGATAACCAGGGCTTTTGAGTGTCATCTCCTCGCCGACCATCTGCAAGACACAAGAcaatgaaaacacaaagatcaccAGAGTGCAGACCACACCACAGACGACCACCACTGGCTAACGCATTGAATCGTTCAGTCGTTTTTCCTCCAAAACTCACATGCTCTACGCGAAGACAGGTGGGAGATGGGTTTAGTTTTCTTCATAGTTTCGCTTCTCCAAAACTTCCTGTAACCTCATAACTTAAGTCTGGGGTATACCACCCACGCTCCCTCATGACCGGCAATGGGTGACGTGTGGGGAGgcgttggctgagtggttagcgtgccgggcGCCGCCTCCAAAAGGACGCTAGTTCAAGTACTGCCCGTCGTCACAGCTGGGATTTTTAGATCaccccgagtggcctaagactacccacatgctgtcctgaataccacctatcaacctggactctagattttctctcTAAAGAGGCTCATAAATAAACTCCgagggcagcgtgagccaagcaTGATAGCGCTGCTTTAAACTCTTGCCTGAGCCATAACGGACTGGGTCGACCTTCAGTCACCACcaaaaagcctaccggtgcaataggccgtaagaaaaacacaaaacaaaacaaatcactATCCTGTGGCAGCCTAAAGAACCCTTAAAGTAAATTTCCTTGACTTCCTTGGAAACCTGCCATCATATTTTGTTAAGATATCTGGGATGACATTTTCAGCAGTGAATGCAGCCAGCCGTGTCCTTTCCTTAAATCTATCTTGAAAAATTGATTAAAGAAACCATTCTATCATGGTTTTCATCATTTTTCAAGAATTGCTGAAAAGCTAAACGAAATCGGAGTTTTTAAAATGAGTGATTTATGACAATCTTATCCAATTGGGCATATTCAGAGTTGCCAGTCAGCGGGTGTCACCATGCACCGACTACGTCTTTGTGCCAACGAAGCTTGAACTACTCTtgcaattatcgtaaattacctgtgtttctctggggcttgtaacaattacactaaTTCAATAAGTGACACTATTGTTAATATAAATATAGTTGAtcattcttgtttttatttattggcAAATGAGAAATTAAATGATTTTGGAAGTTTATCCTCATTAAAATCTTTCTCgcatgaaagccctgcaaaaTAAAGCAGAATTGGACCTTTAAAAAATTAtatttacattacaatatttgctgagtatctGGTTAGAGTGTATCAGTCTTGCCTTGAAAGAAATATATCAAGAACATTTTAGGGAGTTTAGCGACTCTACAGAAATCGTCCCAACACTAGGACGATCAGGTAGTATCCAGTGTTTGGGTCTGCGTGAGGCTACTGGCTTCCGCTCCCAGCATGTTACACTCCGCCCTTAAATGACTGCTGGTTGCTGTATGGGTTGGACTCCTGCCGCTACCAAGAGGATGGGCAGGTAAAACGTGATGAAGTTTAAAAAGCCAGGGGTAGAGGGCTGAGTGTAACACGATGGAAGCTGAAGCCAGTGATATTCTAGATGCGCTTATGTTTCTTGATAAATTTCGTCGAAGGCGAGACTCCCAATGCAGGTACTCAGCAATTAttataatataaattttatttTGAAAGTACAATGCTGCTTGATTTTAGTGGGTTTTCATGCAAGAAAGATTTTTAATGCGGACAAGTTTCCAATAGTCATTTATTTGGTCTCATCTACCGATAAATAAAAGAACGAGAATGACCAACTGCAATTTTATAAACATTAGTATCAcgtattgtattgaagtgtaattgttacaaatTCCATAGAAACACAGGTAAGTTACGATGGTTGAAAGAACAGTTTAAGCATCGTGGGCACAGAGACGTAGTCGGTGCTGACACCACTGCATGTTTGAAATGTGTCACCTTCATTTAAAGTTACACAATTCTTGCTAATATTTTCAGTAATTGTACATCAGCGTTTTCAGCTGAAATTCCAATTTCAAGATCAGATTCTTGTTTGTTCGCGGAATCAAAGTTTATCTTCTCCCAAAATTACGCCTTGGGGACACCTGCGTATAATCGGCACCTTCCTTCAGAGGTCGGAATGTAATCCTTTTTTTCCGAGAAACACATCagtgtcattattatcatcatttccttACGCATATCACTCGATGTATTGGACTGTTTTCTTGTGTTTTACCGACAAAAATGATCCTAATATGATTTGCGCCTAAAGAGAAAGAGACAATCAAATGAAAAACAATACCAAGACTTCCGTATAAATCCGACATTTGGGAAAACTCTATTGCACTTGGCTTTGTTGTACCTTATGAGAGTATTGAACAGGAAAATTAAAGTGTAAAATTCGGACCTTTGATTTGCAGACAGCTTTATATGTGACCACACGACGTATAACGATGCGTCAACTTGTCTTAACTCTCCGTCCTGTCGCATGTGACGTGTGACGCACAAGAAAAGGTACTTAACATCTATCCACCTTTGATTTCTACATAGTAAATCTGTCCCCGCGTATCTACTCCATTTGTTAGGAAGAAGTTTTACCTACAAAATTTATCTCTGTCCATCTCTGTCGCAACGTCTCCCTCTGTCACCGTGCATTCCTATTTGCTGATAGCCTTCCTCGTCTGCCTCACCTACTTACCTCACTGAGCCACAAAGGGATTCTAATCAAGAGAGGCAAAAAAGTCACCATTATCATTTCGCCGCCACAATGTCATAAGAGTTTCATAGATAGTCATTACCATTTCGCCGCCGCAGTCTGAGGCCGCCCTCTGCTCTGCTTTTTGGGCCAGACAGGGCAAGGCCACCAACACCTGCAGGGAGGAAAGAATACCTTTGTGAgactcacctgtgtgtgtgtgtgtgtgtgtgtgtgtgtgtgtgtgtgtgtgtgtgtgtgtgtgtgtgtgtgtgacattaccGTAAATATCACTTTCAATCTTCAAAGAAAATGTTAGAATATCATTTTCAAACGAGGTTATCATTCAGGAGCATGATTATGTAAAATATTTTAATGGAAAGGTGTAGGTTGTGTATAGGTCTGATGGAGATTttaaagtaataaaaatataaCATGGGTACTTGTGCTtaagaaaaggttaagaacctTTATCCATGAAAAGTTAATACACTTCAAATCAAGAAGGAAACGGATAAGAATAGATCCCCAAAAAGGGTTACCCATGAGAGAAGGCAATGACACGTGGAAGTCAATAAAAATATGATAAACTTGCGATCAGGGAGACAGGTAGGCATGAATGCGTTTTCGACGAGGGTTCTTAAAGAGTGGGGGACACGAGACATATCGGTGGCATAAGTTAGACACATTAAGGATCAAGTAGAATATGGGAAGAGTTGGTTCACGAAGAAGGTGCCTGGTGATGGGAACAACAATATTCGGAGTCATGTGGTTAGTGTAAATAGGATTGAACGTTGAAAGGGAGACTAGATACACTGATGAACGACTATGACAGATGGTAAAGTAAATTATGATTCATTT
This genomic interval from Eriocheir sinensis breed Jianghai 21 chromosome 41, ASM2467909v1, whole genome shotgun sequence contains the following:
- the LOC127009572 gene encoding trypsin-1-like, which codes for MGLLPVSCCLLVLVALPCLAQKAEQRAASDCGGEMMVGEEMTLKSPGYPNKYGKRKECRWKLTAADADAKLEVQCPKFDLQKSKKCVKDRLIFQEGGKEKTRFCGNGAKTFTSEAKSLEIVFRSNRWVSKTGFECTVRSLRSSTSAGYWGTANTGKTTTKTTTTTTTKASTGGSGGSGGSGGSSDTCECGVPNLTRIVNGATVNPANKYPWHVGLKKRGGSAYGCGGAIINNKYALTAAHCFFNQEGERESDEDLVVGVADHDMTTTSDDVSGVTRLVNVKKVTLHEKYDPKGHDFDVALLLLEETLDLSKNKELRAVCLPKDDSKTYEGLTGVATGWGDLQTGGSQPNKLQEVELPILAPSCWNLGASANMLCAGYKDGSKDTCQGDSGGPLYVTEGTKFVQVGVTSFGFGKCADPGKPGAYARVSKFLPWIKENTSDATYCNSY